A DNA window from Paraclostridium bifermentans contains the following coding sequences:
- a CDS encoding radical SAM protein: MIDRYKRDIHKLVISLGKEFILNIDSLKFIVKELVNLGIDDIEFDLNDNIDQTSLCHIINYINSECNINHIGIVTDGSGIYSKISELKSYGLTNISVRLESLKQYKYKQLNHNININEVLELINNCISFKLNTKIICTLINDFNTDEVFDFVYLTKYLPVEVSFSELIPDPKCMNFFNKGYINVKEVLESIKELHKLNYVNGRMDYYKLDDSKGVISRDTHNDKCDICLKCNEIFLDENGYIKTCINSNVIVDTKPYINKPLMFKEIIKQSIYDKPKND; the protein is encoded by the coding sequence ATGATAGATAGATATAAAAGAGATATTCATAAACTTGTTATATCTTTAGGTAAAGAGTTTATTTTAAACATTGATAGTTTAAAATTTATAGTTAAAGAATTAGTTAATTTGGGAATAGATGATATTGAGTTTGATCTAAATGATAATATAGATCAAACTAGCTTATGTCACATAATTAATTATATTAATAGTGAATGTAATATTAACCATATAGGAATAGTCACAGATGGATCTGGAATATATAGTAAAATTAGTGAGCTTAAATCGTATGGACTTACAAATATAAGTGTTAGATTAGAATCTTTAAAGCAATATAAATATAAGCAGTTAAATCATAATATAAATATAAATGAAGTGTTAGAGCTTATTAATAACTGTATAAGCTTTAAACTGAATACAAAAATAATTTGTACTCTTATAAATGATTTTAACACTGATGAAGTGTTTGACTTTGTCTATTTAACAAAGTATTTACCTGTAGAGGTTTCTTTTTCTGAACTTATTCCTGATCCTAAATGTATGAATTTTTTTAACAAAGGATATATAAATGTTAAAGAAGTTTTAGAAAGTATAAAAGAGTTACATAAATTAAATTATGTAAACGGAAGGATGGATTATTATAAGTTAGATGATTCTAAAGGTGTAATAAGTAGAGACACTCATAATGATAAGTGTGATATATGCTTAAAGTGTAATGAAATATTTTTAGATGAAAATGGATATATAAAAACGTGTATAAACTCTAATGTAATTGTAGATACAAAACCTTATATAAATAAACCATTAATGTTTAAAGAAATAATAAAGCAATCTATATATGATAAACCTAAAAATGATTAA
- a CDS encoding YfcC family protein → MNKQKRLVIPHTFTIIFLLIVFMAILTWIIPSGQFQRKEIDNRLVVIPNTYEYVKENPQSIDDIFRAPIDGFVDAAEIVGFVLLVGGSFGIVNKTGAIEAGINAVVKKLRGNEIIIIPISMILFSLGGTVFGMAEETLPFYMIFVPLMLTIGYDSLTAVATVFLGAMTGNIASTINPFSVGIAQALAQITPGSGIAFRFLIYIILITISIIFVVFYARKIKKYPNKSIVYDLDLETKEHIQMESANIKEFTPKEIGVLIIFAVGMTMMIFGVLKLGWYISEIAMIFIAIGILSGIIGGLNQETIAISFIEGSKDLISAALAIALARGIVIIAQNGFIIDTMLNSAAGYLQNLPKVVFVNLTLFLEAALAFLIPSSSGLASLTIPVLAPLSDLVGVSVQLIVTAYQFGVGLTNMITPTSGVLMGALALANIPYSKWLRFVMPLIITLFISCMIFLTIGQIIGIK, encoded by the coding sequence ATGAATAAGCAAAAACGATTAGTCATCCCACATACATTTACAATAATATTTTTACTAATAGTTTTTATGGCTATTTTAACTTGGATTATACCCAGTGGACAATTTCAGCGCAAAGAAATCGACAATAGGTTGGTTGTAATTCCAAATACCTATGAATATGTTAAGGAAAATCCTCAAAGTATTGATGATATATTTAGGGCACCGATAGATGGATTTGTAGATGCTGCAGAAATTGTAGGTTTTGTTTTATTAGTTGGAGGATCATTTGGAATAGTTAATAAAACTGGAGCTATAGAAGCTGGAATTAATGCTGTTGTAAAAAAATTAAGGGGGAATGAAATTATAATAATCCCTATATCTATGATACTGTTTAGCTTAGGAGGTACAGTGTTTGGAATGGCTGAAGAAACATTGCCATTTTATATGATATTTGTGCCCTTAATGCTAACTATTGGATATGATTCACTTACCGCTGTGGCTACTGTATTTTTAGGAGCTATGACAGGTAATATAGCATCAACTATAAATCCTTTTTCGGTTGGGATAGCACAGGCATTAGCTCAAATAACTCCGGGGTCAGGAATAGCATTTAGGTTTTTGATATATATAATTCTTATAACAATTTCTATAATATTTGTCGTATTTTATGCTAGAAAAATAAAAAAATACCCAAACAAATCCATAGTGTATGATTTAGACTTAGAAACAAAAGAACATATTCAAATGGAGAGTGCTAATATAAAAGAGTTTACACCTAAAGAAATAGGAGTTCTAATTATATTTGCAGTGGGAATGACTATGATGATATTTGGAGTTTTAAAACTTGGATGGTATATATCCGAAATAGCTATGATCTTTATAGCTATTGGAATTTTATCGGGAATTATAGGAGGACTCAATCAAGAGACTATTGCTATTTCATTTATAGAGGGATCAAAAGATTTAATATCAGCAGCCCTTGCAATAGCATTAGCGCGTGGGATTGTTATAATTGCTCAAAATGGATTTATAATAGATACTATGTTGAATTCAGCGGCAGGATACCTACAGAATTTACCAAAAGTAGTTTTTGTTAATTTAACTTTATTCCTAGAGGCAGCATTGGCATTTTTAATTCCATCGTCATCTGGCCTAGCTTCTCTTACAATACCTGTTTTAGCACCACTGTCTGATTTAGTTGGAGTTTCGGTTCAATTGATAGTTACGGCTTATCAATTTGGTGTAGGACTTACAAATATGATAACTCCTACATCAGGCGTTTTAATGGGAGCATTAGCTCTTGCAAATATACCTTATTCTAAGTGGTTAAGATTTGTAATGCCATTAATTATAACACTGTTTATTTCATGTATGATATTTTTAACAATAGGACAAATTATAGGAATTAAATAA
- a CDS encoding manganese efflux pump MntP, translating to MSLISILLTSIALSMDAFAVSITKGMTIKNITTKLAFKIAFFFGLFQGGMPLIGWALGISFEGYIKAFDHWIALILLSFLGIKMIYESIKGEDEDEVALDIAQDNTQNNFNDNDIKTKDLIVLSVATSIDALAVGVSFAFLNISIIPVVSAIAIITFIVCFIGVLIGKQIGPILKNYAEIIGGIILICIGINIFNEHTGFLSNFINFFK from the coding sequence ATGAGTTTAATATCAATTTTATTAACGTCAATTGCTTTATCTATGGATGCATTTGCAGTATCTATAACTAAAGGAATGACAATTAAAAATATAACAACAAAGTTAGCTTTTAAAATAGCTTTTTTCTTTGGTTTATTTCAAGGAGGAATGCCTCTAATTGGATGGGCACTAGGAATTAGCTTCGAAGGATACATAAAAGCTTTTGATCATTGGATCGCATTAATATTACTATCATTCTTAGGTATAAAAATGATATATGAATCTATTAAAGGTGAAGATGAGGATGAAGTTGCATTAGATATCGCTCAAGATAATACTCAAAATAACTTTAACGATAATGATATAAAAACAAAAGATTTAATAGTATTGTCTGTTGCTACTAGTATAGATGCACTTGCCGTTGGTGTTAGTTTTGCATTTTTAAATATATCTATAATACCAGTTGTAAGCGCTATAGCTATAATAACTTTTATAGTGTGTTTTATAGGTGTTTTGATAGGAAAGCAAATAGGTCCAATATTAAAAAATTATGCCGAAATTATAGGTGGTATTATATTAATATGTATAGGTATTAACATATTCAACGAGCATACAGGATTTTTATCAAATTTTATTAACTTTTTTAAGTAA
- a CDS encoding permease, which produces MTSFIMYGLCILITFISFFKDREKTKNAYINAAKSFENIMPQFLCIVIIIAIILAIINPVSISKFIGPNSSVLGVSIASFIGSITTMPTFVAFSTGDILLKSGAGYSQVAAFISTSTMVGILTFSLESKYIGKKAAFYRNFIAFLFAFLVAAFIGGVLA; this is translated from the coding sequence GTGACATCTTTTATTATGTATGGTCTATGCATATTGATAACATTTATTTCTTTTTTTAAAGACAGGGAAAAAACCAAGAATGCTTATATAAATGCAGCTAAATCCTTTGAAAATATTATGCCTCAATTTCTTTGTATAGTTATAATAATAGCTATAATTCTAGCTATTATTAATCCTGTTTCTATTTCTAAGTTTATAGGGCCAAATTCAAGTGTTTTGGGAGTATCGATAGCCTCTTTTATAGGCTCTATAACTACGATGCCTACATTTGTAGCTTTCTCTACTGGAGATATATTATTAAAAAGCGGAGCGGGTTACTCTCAAGTAGCGGCTTTCATATCGACATCTACAATGGTTGGAATCTTAACATTCTCACTAGAATCTAAATATATCGGCAAAAAAGCTGCATTCTACAGGAATTTTATAGCTTTCTTATTTGCATTTTTAGTTGCGGCTTTCATAGGAGGAGTATTAGCATGA
- a CDS encoding tetratricopeptide repeat protein: MNKIKFSIKKIKDIPTDPKIMYAKASLYIKLGKIDDAIELLTQASINHYDKAQYTLAKLYQSEGNIEECEKWLKLAFKSGVEEAAYDLGSIYYGLEAYEYAIYWYEKIALLGHLKAQNNLGVIYFKLRDYENSIRWLKEASEGKLSDALFNLGILYRYANDTQNAIDCFKRGSILGNNHAKYNLAMIYQENGDFKDAISNYKQLSKLGYEKACYNLGLLFESDQNYEEAKIYYKKAAEKGNEKCSFRLAYIYDEQEDFEEAKFYYKIAYDKNNILSSYKLGNIYNKENDLNTAKMYYKEASDNDIIQATNNLAGLLFEEKLYEEAIPLYKKCIDYGFRESVENLGDLYKQINDTDSAIDYYKQIEDLTSVQVKLGNIYEQLKNFDLAINYYLKAAENNNLEAIYRLGIIYEELDDYDKAISFYEKAIEKDHLNSRIHLGKILFEKEEYEVSKKLFEVPSNEDNGYSQHMLGIIYSIYYKDYVSAKYWYEKTREKGCIESIFNLGQLSLKLNEDSEAEKYFKEGSKLGNKKCEYMLASLYYKKSFEAYESLAKENYDNSEEVFKKLPKLILNFNQILIAPFETISPNEEEDMYVPKYLLYTDEKIDNLYENELTHMIVDGHLEFNIENITK, from the coding sequence ATGAATAAAATTAAATTTTCAATAAAAAAAATAAAAGATATCCCAACTGATCCTAAGATAATGTATGCTAAAGCTAGCCTTTACATTAAATTAGGGAAGATTGATGATGCTATAGAGCTATTAACTCAAGCTTCAATAAATCACTATGACAAGGCTCAATATACGCTAGCCAAGTTATATCAGTCTGAGGGTAATATAGAAGAATGTGAAAAATGGCTTAAACTAGCATTTAAAAGTGGAGTTGAAGAAGCTGCTTATGATTTGGGAAGTATCTATTATGGTTTAGAAGCATATGAATATGCTATATATTGGTATGAAAAGATAGCATTACTAGGGCATTTGAAAGCTCAAAATAACTTAGGGGTAATTTATTTTAAGTTAAGAGACTACGAAAATTCTATAAGGTGGTTAAAGGAAGCTAGTGAGGGTAAACTCTCTGATGCTCTTTTCAATCTAGGTATTTTATATAGATATGCAAATGATACTCAAAATGCAATAGATTGCTTTAAAAGAGGTTCTATTTTAGGAAACAATCATGCAAAATATAATTTAGCTATGATATATCAAGAAAATGGGGACTTTAAAGATGCTATTTCAAACTATAAACAATTGTCTAAATTGGGATACGAAAAAGCTTGCTATAATTTAGGCCTTTTATTTGAATCAGATCAAAATTATGAAGAAGCTAAAATTTATTACAAAAAAGCTGCTGAAAAAGGTAATGAAAAATGCAGTTTTAGGTTAGCTTACATATATGATGAGCAAGAAGACTTTGAAGAAGCTAAGTTTTACTATAAAATTGCTTATGATAAAAACAATATATTATCTAGCTATAAACTAGGCAATATATATAATAAAGAAAATGATTTAAACACAGCTAAAATGTATTATAAAGAAGCTTCTGACAACGACATAATACAAGCTACTAATAATTTAGCTGGTCTTTTATTTGAAGAGAAATTGTATGAAGAAGCTATTCCTCTGTATAAAAAATGTATAGATTATGGATTTAGAGAATCTGTAGAAAATCTAGGAGATCTTTATAAACAAATAAATGATACAGATTCTGCAATTGACTATTACAAACAGATAGAAGATTTAACATCTGTTCAAGTTAAACTTGGTAATATATATGAACAATTAAAAAACTTTGATTTAGCAATTAACTATTATCTAAAAGCAGCTGAAAATAATAACCTCGAAGCAATTTATAGATTAGGGATTATTTATGAAGAATTAGATGATTATGATAAAGCAATAAGTTTTTATGAAAAAGCTATTGAAAAAGATCACTTAAATTCTAGGATCCATTTAGGGAAAATTTTATTTGAAAAAGAAGAATATGAAGTTTCTAAAAAGCTATTTGAAGTTCCCTCAAATGAGGATAATGGTTACTCACAACATATGTTAGGTATAATATATAGCATTTATTATAAAGATTATGTAAGTGCTAAGTATTGGTATGAAAAAACAAGAGAAAAAGGGTGTATAGAATCTATATTTAATTTAGGTCAATTGAGTCTAAAATTAAATGAAGATAGTGAAGCTGAAAAATATTTTAAAGAAGGAAGCAAGTTAGGCAATAAGAAATGTGAATATATGCTAGCTAGCCTATATTATAAAAAGAGCTTTGAAGCTTATGAAAGTTTAGCAAAAGAAAATTATGATAATAGTGAAGAAGTGTTTAAAAAACTTCCAAAGTTAATTTTGAATTTTAATCAAATACTCATAGCGCCTTTTGAAACTATTAGTCCTAATGAAGAAGAAGATATGTATGTGCCTAAGTATTTATTATATACAGATGAAAAAATAGATAATCTATATGAAAATGAGTTAACTCATATGATTGTAGATGGACATTTGGAGTTTAATATAGAAAATATAACTAAATAA
- the yqeB gene encoding selenium-dependent molybdenum cofactor biosynthesis protein YqeB has product MDELIIVRGAGDIATGVIHKLSRCGFNVLALEVKDPLSIRRKVCFSEAIYDGEVCIEGVICKFVNNEDDLKKAFLSKKVCVTIDPEGILINKLKPKVVIDAIIAKKNLGTNKDMAPITIGLGPGFEAGYDVDFVIETMRGHDLGRIITKGYATENTGIPGNINGFSKERVIYSTEDGIIKNICDIGDLVYKNQVIAKIENGKNSVDVLATMDGIIRGIIRNNSKIKKNLKIADIDPRKSELKNCETISDKARCIAGGVLEAILMNWSDI; this is encoded by the coding sequence GTGGACGAGCTTATTATAGTTAGAGGTGCTGGAGATATAGCAACTGGAGTTATACATAAACTTAGTAGATGTGGATTTAATGTTTTAGCATTAGAAGTAAAAGATCCTTTGTCTATAAGAAGAAAAGTATGTTTTAGTGAAGCTATTTACGATGGTGAAGTGTGTATAGAGGGAGTTATTTGTAAATTTGTAAATAATGAAGATGACTTAAAAAAAGCTTTTTTATCAAAAAAAGTTTGTGTAACTATTGATCCTGAGGGTATCTTAATTAATAAATTAAAACCAAAAGTTGTAATAGATGCTATAATTGCAAAAAAAAATTTAGGTACAAATAAAGATATGGCTCCTATTACAATTGGATTAGGGCCTGGATTTGAAGCTGGATATGATGTTGACTTTGTAATAGAAACAATGAGAGGGCACGATTTAGGAAGAATAATCACTAAAGGTTATGCAACTGAAAATACAGGTATTCCAGGAAATATTAATGGCTTCAGTAAGGAAAGAGTAATTTATTCAACTGAAGATGGTATTATAAAAAACATTTGTGATATAGGAGATTTAGTTTATAAAAATCAAGTTATTGCTAAAATAGAAAATGGTAAAAACTCAGTTGATGTGTTAGCCACTATGGATGGCATTATAAGAGGTATTATAAGAAATAACAGTAAAATTAAAAAAAATCTTAAAATTGCCGATATAGACCCTAGAAAAAGTGAACTTAAAAATTGCGAAACTATATCTGATAAAGCTAGATGCATAGCTGGAGGAGTTTTAGAGGCTATCCTTATGAATTGGAGTGATATATAG
- a CDS encoding lysophospholipid acyltransferase family protein produces the protein MFNYIKFATFQIIGFLLSIFKLKKFSKFPNKFTMENKFSFLQKQAKNSLKLVNIDVRIIGEEKIPKEPVLFVVNHSSMLDSYILISSVNRPVGCVIADEPVWKNIPIVSKWAAIIKCVYINRHDNRQGLKSIIEASNNIINGQSMAIFPEGDLTWVKDDHSIISEFKSGALKIAYKAKCPIVPIVIKNSKETYHGYEPVGKIKSTNVEVEFLDPVYDHIENPKIKTIDLGESIREDMIESILNFNFKYKKAISK, from the coding sequence TTGTTTAATTACATTAAATTTGCAACCTTTCAAATTATAGGTTTCTTATTATCTATTTTTAAATTAAAGAAGTTTTCAAAGTTTCCTAATAAATTCACAATGGAAAATAAATTTTCTTTTTTACAAAAACAAGCTAAAAACTCTTTAAAATTAGTTAATATAGATGTTCGTATAATTGGCGAGGAAAAAATTCCAAAAGAACCTGTACTATTTGTTGTTAATCATTCCAGTATGCTAGATAGTTATATATTAATATCTAGTGTAAATAGACCTGTAGGTTGTGTAATAGCTGATGAACCAGTATGGAAAAACATACCTATAGTTTCTAAATGGGCAGCTATAATAAAATGTGTATATATAAATAGACACGACAATAGACAAGGTTTAAAAAGTATTATAGAAGCTTCTAATAATATAATTAACGGTCAAAGTATGGCAATCTTTCCTGAAGGTGATTTAACATGGGTAAAAGATGACCATTCTATAATATCAGAATTTAAAAGTGGAGCATTAAAAATAGCATACAAAGCTAAATGCCCAATTGTACCTATTGTTATAAAAAACTCAAAAGAAACTTATCATGGATATGAACCAGTAGGTAAGATTAAATCTACAAATGTAGAAGTTGAATTTTTAGATCCTGTTTATGACCATATAGAAAATCCTAAAATAAAGACTATTGACTTAGGAGAAAGCATTAGAGAAGATATGATAGAGTCAATTTTAAACTTTAATTTTAAATATAAAAAAGCTATATCTAAATAG
- a CDS encoding MFS transporter, with protein MDQKELKRFNFNSWAFIVSYAFMGLMSGVAFDVLVTFLQQVNISTASSFSSFMGMSNFVCAAILILAPKLGYKKLIITGPIMTIAALIAISFVDVSFIYPVATLAILVGVALFDVVLPPYLTAYTTEKERTKVFSRALYINVIGMVLATWFGGTIAVSRFASRLKISNSQASAITENIKGMTSHQLHEFILAQRDVLLMFVVIAALSLIPLLFIKEKKEDYCEETTTKEKKSFDWSIFKNKYVVLWLVYYAMIRFGASLICPYFSVFLNNELGISRATTSQLVSYQYFAMVLFLLISPWVVKKLGNVIALGGLALLSIPFMLVIANGTVFGSGMVVAVGAGLFFRSGFMNCANPIMNSLPMEFVSKNSRPAYNSLIFVAGGITSIIAGQFTKLFLFKIPGGYSKAYYITAVIYVLASVLLIVVYNKKYNRHGQDNKEDQTA; from the coding sequence ATGGATCAAAAAGAACTAAAAAGATTTAACTTTAATAGCTGGGCCTTTATTGTCAGCTATGCCTTTATGGGACTTATGAGTGGAGTTGCTTTTGACGTCTTAGTAACTTTTTTACAGCAAGTTAATATCTCTACAGCAAGTTCTTTCTCCTCTTTTATGGGGATGAGTAATTTCGTATGTGCCGCAATTTTAATTTTAGCACCAAAGCTTGGATACAAAAAGCTTATAATTACAGGGCCTATAATGACTATAGCTGCATTAATAGCTATATCATTTGTGGATGTAAGCTTTATTTACCCTGTTGCTACACTAGCAATACTTGTAGGTGTTGCATTATTTGATGTTGTATTACCACCTTATCTTACAGCTTATACTACTGAGAAAGAAAGAACTAAAGTTTTTTCTAGAGCATTGTATATAAATGTTATAGGTATGGTATTGGCAACTTGGTTTGGAGGAACTATTGCAGTATCTAGATTTGCAAGTAGATTAAAAATTTCTAACTCTCAAGCAAGTGCAATAACTGAAAACATTAAAGGAATGACTTCTCATCAATTACATGAATTTATATTAGCTCAAAGAGACGTATTACTTATGTTTGTTGTAATCGCAGCACTTTCACTTATACCTCTTTTATTTATAAAAGAGAAAAAAGAAGATTACTGCGAAGAAACTACTACTAAAGAGAAAAAATCTTTTGATTGGTCAATATTTAAAAATAAGTACGTTGTGCTATGGCTTGTATACTATGCTATGATAAGATTTGGAGCATCATTAATTTGCCCTTACTTCTCAGTATTCTTAAATAATGAACTAGGTATATCAAGAGCTACAACTTCTCAACTTGTATCTTACCAATACTTTGCAATGGTTTTATTCTTATTAATATCACCATGGGTTGTAAAAAAACTAGGAAATGTTATTGCTTTAGGTGGATTAGCACTTTTATCTATACCTTTTATGTTGGTTATAGCAAATGGTACAGTGTTTGGTTCTGGAATGGTTGTAGCAGTTGGAGCTGGCTTATTCTTTAGATCAGGATTTATGAACTGTGCAAATCCTATAATGAACTCTCTCCCAATGGAGTTTGTTTCAAAAAACTCTAGACCTGCATATAACTCACTTATATTTGTAGCAGGAGGTATTACATCTATAATAGCAGGTCAATTTACAAAATTATTCTTATTTAAAATACCAGGTGGATATTCAAAAGCTTATTACATAACAGCTGTTATTTATGTCCTAGCATCTGTACTTCTAATAGTAGTGTATAATAAAAAATACAACAGACATGGACAAGATAACAAGGAAGATCAAACTGCATAA
- a CDS encoding N-acetylmuramoyl-L-alanine amidase, whose protein sequence is MKKVYIDLGHGGNDSGAIGVNNILEKDIVLSIGKKLEQKLKNCDLDIKMSRNNDTFKTLEYRSSEANKWGADCFVSLHCNSFNKLAKGIETYCYKLKYRKLADDIHEELVKSHLYTENRGVKEGNFHVVRETKMAAALIELAFIDNVEDIDLLLNKQDEFATAIAKGICKFLGIEFKYDNSSNKEQLWAVCVGAFKERENADRVLKEAIDKGFKDAYIITR, encoded by the coding sequence ATGAAAAAAGTTTATATAGATTTAGGTCATGGTGGAAATGATAGTGGTGCTATAGGAGTTAATAACATACTTGAGAAAGATATAGTACTTAGTATAGGAAAAAAGCTTGAGCAAAAACTTAAAAACTGTGATTTAGATATTAAAATGTCTAGAAACAATGATACTTTCAAAACACTTGAGTATAGATCTAGTGAAGCGAATAAATGGGGAGCTGATTGTTTTGTGTCATTGCACTGCAATTCATTTAATAAATTAGCAAAAGGTATAGAAACATATTGTTATAAGCTGAAATATAGAAAGCTAGCAGATGATATACACGAAGAATTAGTAAAGTCTCATTTATACACAGAAAATAGAGGCGTAAAAGAAGGAAATTTTCATGTAGTTAGAGAAACAAAAATGGCTGCAGCTTTAATAGAGTTGGCATTTATAGACAATGTTGAAGATATAGATCTGTTGTTAAATAAACAAGATGAATTTGCAACAGCAATAGCTAAAGGTATATGCAAATTTTTAGGAATTGAGTTTAAGTATGATAATAGTTCAAATAAAGAACAATTATGGGCAGTATGTGTAGGTGCTTTCAAAGAAAGAGAAAACGCAGATAGAGTATTAAAAGAAGCTATAGATAAGGGATTTAAAGATGCTTATATAATTACTAGGTAA
- a CDS encoding permease, translated as MSTLISVIKRYKYFFISSFICILICLYNINIGYKIFNITTSSLIQMLSILPPVMVMLSLLDIWVPKKYFIKYMGDSSGIKGIFISFLIAFFSAGPMYAAFPFTAVLIKKGVKFSNIIIFLNAWCVTKFSTLLFEIGALGYKFTILRLIIDIPGVIIMGYLVDYLMIKRINIS; from the coding sequence ATGAGTACTTTAATATCAGTAATAAAAAGATATAAATATTTTTTTATAAGTTCATTCATTTGTATTTTGATATGTTTATATAATATAAATATAGGATATAAAATTTTTAATATTACAACTTCCAGTTTAATCCAAATGCTATCTATCCTTCCTCCGGTAATGGTTATGTTAAGTCTTTTAGATATTTGGGTTCCTAAAAAATATTTTATAAAGTATATGGGTGATAGCTCTGGTATTAAAGGTATATTTATTTCTTTTTTAATAGCATTTTTTTCTGCTGGACCCATGTATGCTGCATTTCCATTTACAGCTGTACTTATCAAAAAGGGAGTTAAATTTTCTAACATTATTATTTTTCTTAATGCTTGGTGTGTTACTAAGTTTTCAACATTATTATTTGAAATTGGAGCGTTGGGATATAAATTTACTATACTTCGATTAATAATTGATATTCCAGGAGTTATAATAATGGGATATTTAGTTGACTATCTTATGATAAAGCGAATAAATATAAGTTAA
- a CDS encoding XdhC family protein, with product MNEYILKKVYEDLELGNRVCFVTLTDVKGSSPGKQGAVMAVFKDDSVIGTIGGGILENVVINKCRECIKTGEDFNFDYSLTEESLETTMKCGGYVKGYIKVFKPKPKLLIIGGGHIGHSLYNISKGLDFYSTIVDDRQEFANENRFPDADEIYSGNISEILNKINIDDNTYIVIATRGYEKDIEALREVINSKAAYIGMIGSRKKWKALKKELLSEGIEEKLLESVYAPVGINISSSSVLEIAFGIMAEVLLVKNNGDLSHRKDKR from the coding sequence ATGAATGAATATATTTTGAAAAAAGTGTATGAAGATTTAGAATTAGGCAATAGAGTGTGTTTTGTAACGCTTACAGATGTCAAAGGTTCAAGCCCTGGTAAACAAGGCGCTGTCATGGCTGTATTTAAAGATGATTCTGTAATAGGAACTATAGGTGGCGGAATACTAGAAAATGTTGTTATAAATAAATGTAGGGAATGTATTAAAACAGGAGAAGATTTCAACTTTGATTATTCACTTACAGAAGAATCTCTAGAAACTACTATGAAATGTGGTGGATATGTAAAAGGCTATATAAAAGTATTTAAACCAAAGCCTAAGTTATTAATTATTGGAGGAGGTCATATAGGTCATTCTTTATACAACATATCAAAAGGGTTAGACTTCTATTCTACTATAGTAGATGATAGACAAGAATTTGCAAATGAAAATAGGTTTCCAGATGCTGATGAAATATACTCAGGAAATATAAGTGAAATTTTAAACAAAATTAATATTGATGACAATACATACATAGTAATTGCTACTCGAGGTTATGAAAAAGATATAGAAGCTTTGAGAGAGGTCATAAACTCTAAGGCAGCTTATATAGGTATGATTGGTAGCCGTAAGAAATGGAAAGCTTTAAAAAAAGAATTGTTAAGTGAAGGTATAGAGGAAAAGTTATTAGAATCTGTATATGCTCCTGTAGGTATTAATATATCTTCAAGTAGCGTTTTAGAAATAGCTTTTGGAATTATGGCAGAGGTGTTGTTAGTTAAAAATAATGGTGATCTTTCACATAGAAAAGATAAAAGGTAG